The following proteins come from a genomic window of Triticum aestivum cultivar Chinese Spring chromosome 6A, IWGSC CS RefSeq v2.1, whole genome shotgun sequence:
- the LOC123129139 gene encoding ankyrin-1, whose translation MSQLDRAGDHSSMASGTIVVQTNSPREMDARLLALVCSGSFQDLTSFLDGQDHQASSAVGGSATRRPSGDDEEAFLRESLLDGITVGGDTVLHVVATNGDSEEFLKKAGLVHRKAQNLLCAQNNDGDTPLHCAAREGNFAMVSLLIDLARRGDDANANGVKALLRTENKIKWTALHEAIKSVLSGHDDMVELLMKKDPQLASFPKDGTSPLYLAILEGKSFIAETLYELSGGVLSYSGPNGQNVLHATVLRGEDPKKMLEWNNVLASQRDNNGRTPLHFAATAVLGNQKILSQVLKTNAEALYQPDHNGSFPIHMAASVGATSVVSEFIENTPNCAGLRDTRKMTFLHVAVDNKKISTVSYACKNGTLSWIFNMQDKNGNTAVHLAVQAGSVKIFCCLFRNRQVQLNLTNKKGETPLDIAYQNIPKGLHAYMHSEARILSLLQYAGAKKGIRHQDYLEKNNIVQKNQGEIDEMEKLKDATQSLCIGSVLIATVTFGAAFAMPGGYRADDHTNGGTPTLAGRYGFDAFSHVFWITRTTSSEPDRALTHCVLSHVGFSHKLGSCICTCYLYHTSPTCS comes from the exons ATGTCCCAACTCGACAGAGCCGGTGATCATTCATCAATGGCGTCGGGCACCATTGTGGTCCAAACCAACTCTCCACGGGAGATGGATGCCCGGCTGCTAGCGCTGGTCTGCTCAGGCAGTTTCCAGGATCTAACATCATTCCTCGACGGACAAGACCACCAAGCATCTTCCGCCGTCGGAGGCTCGGCGACAAGGCGGCCTTCCGGTGACGACGAGGAAGCATTTCTCAGAGAGTCGCTCCTGGACGGGATCACCGTCGGAGGCGACACTGTTCTCCATGTGGTCGCCACCAATGGTGATTCTGAGGAATTCCTGAAGAAAGCTGGCCTCGTCCACAGGAAGGCGCAGAACCTCCTCTGTGCGCAGAACAATGACGGAGATACGCCGCTGCATTGTGCTGCGCGGGAGGGGAACTTCGCCATGGTGTCTCTTCTCATTGATCTTGCTAGAAGAGGCGATGATGCCAATGCTAACGGAGTGAAGGCACTGCTGAGAACAGAAAACAAGATCAAATGGACAGCCTTGCATGAGGCTATCAAGTCTGTCCTCTCTGGGCACGATGATATGGTCGAGTTGCTCATGAAGAAGGACCCGCAGTTGGCCAGTTTCCCGAAAGATGGCACATCGCCATTGTACCTGGCCATCTTGGAGGGGAAGAGTTTCATCGCGGAAACACTCTATGAGTTGAGCGGCGGGGTGCTCTCATACTCTGGACCAAATGGACAAAATGTACTGCACGCTACTGTTCTCCGAGGCGAAG ATCCTAAAAAGATGTTGGAATGGAACAACGTCCTTGCATCGCAACGGGATAATAACGGACGTACACCGCTCCACTTTGCCGCCACAGCTGTTCTAGGGAATCAGAAAATACTTTCACAAGTACTGAAAACCAATGCAGAGGCATTGTATCAGCCAGACCACAATGGATCATTCCCCATACACATGGCTGCATCTGTCGGTGCAACAAGTGTAGTCAGTGAATTTATTGAAAATACGCCCAATTGTGCTGGTTTACGTGATACTAGGAAAATGACATTTCTTCATGTTGCAGTTGATAATAAGAAAATATCGACAGTTAGTTATGCTTGCAAGAACGGAACATTATCATGGATTTTTAATATGCAAGACAAGAATGGGAACACTGCAGTACACCTAGCTGTCCAGGCTGGCAGTGTTAAAATATTTTGTTGTCTGTTCAGGAATAGACAAGTACAATTGAATTTGACAAATAAGAAAGGGGAGACTCCACTAGATATAGCGTATCAAAATATTCCTAAAGGGCTGCATGCTTACATG CACAGTGAAGCAAGAATACTCTCCTTACTTCAATATGCTGGTGCCAAAAAGGGTATCCGTCACCAGGATTACCTTGAGAAAAACAATATTGTCCAAAAAAATCAGGGTGAAATAGATGAAATGGAGAAATTGAAGGACGCGACACAAAGTCTATGTATTGGGTCGGTCCTTATTGCAACCGTGACATTTGGTGCAGCTTTCGCCATGCCTGGAGGTTACAGAGCTGATGATCACACTAATGGAGGCACACCAACACTCGCTGGAAGGTATGGTTTTGACGCATTCTCTCATGTCTTCTGGATCACCCGTACGACATCCTCGGAGCCGGATAGAGCACTTACGCATTGCGTACTATCTCATGTCGGTTTCAGTCACAAGCTTGGTAGCTGCATTTGCACTTGCTACCTATACCATACTAGCCCCACTTGCTCATAA
- the LOC123129140 gene encoding uncharacterized protein: MKSSSNLEAFLQAATPLLPWRSSTMERFQGAPSSVWLQPDGKSKDAVEYFALSDLWEHYAESSAYGLAVPVRDAGDRAVVTTQHFVPYLSAVQLYTATKPTTHTLGATSRSTGSETDSWSDDSVGDRFAGSGSSSWDAASDEDDSSSTYDGNGSTGVSAKQSGYLNFQYREWDSPYERVPLAHKVAELAQDYPCLLSLSSAELSPSSWMSVAWYPIYHIPAHVNLKGTSACFLTYHSISSVFQDNIHSGPEHGEGEIAALSPFGLATYRMQGDLWKRPGSSDYRRLSELHWAAASWLKQVGAHHPDFTFFTSSHRR; the protein is encoded by the exons ATGAAGAGCAGCAGTAATCTCGAGGCCTTCCTCCAGGCCGCCACGCCCCTGCTCCCATGGCGCTCCAGCACCATG GAACGGTTCCAGGGCGCGCCCAGCAGCGTGTGGCTACAGCCGGACGGCAAGAGCAAGGACGCGGTGGAGTACTTCGCCCTGTCCGACCTGTGGGAGCACTACGCCGAGAGCAGCGCCTACGGCCTCGCCGTGCCCGTCCGGGACGCCGGTGACCGCGCCGTGGTCACCACCCAGCACTTCGTCCCCTACCTCTCCGCCGTCCAGCTCTACACCGCCACAAAGCCCACCACTCACACCCTCGGCGCCACCTCCAG GAGCACGGGGAGCGAGACAGATTCGTGGAGCGACGACAGCGTGGGCGACAGGTTCGCCGGCTCAGGGTCCTCCTCCTGGGACGCCGCGTCAGACGAAGACGATTCTTCCTCCACCTACGACGGCAACGGCTCCACCGGCGTCTCAGCGAAGCAGAGCGGCTACCTGAATTTCCAGTACAGGGAGTGGGACTCGCCCTATGAGAGGGTGCCGCTGGCTCACAAG GTGGCGGAGCTGGCTCAGGATTACCCATGCCTCTTGTCGCTTAGCAGCGCGGAGCTCTCCCCGTCCAGCTGGATGTCCGTGGCATG GTACCCAATCTATCACATCCCTGCTCATGTCAACCTGAAGGGTACCTCTGCCTGCTTTCTCACCTATCATTCCATCTCATCAGTCTTCCAAG ACAACATACATAGCGGGCCGGAACACGGTGAGGGTGAGATCGCGGCGCTCTCGCCGTTTGGGTTGGCAACCTACAGGATGCAAGGGGACCTGTGGAAGAGACCAGGGTCATCAGACTATAGGAGGTTGTCTGAGCTCCACTGGGCGGCGGCCTCCTGGTTGAAGCAAGTTGGTGCTCACCACCCCGACTTCACCTTCTTCACATCTTCTCACCGTCGATAA
- the LOC123129138 gene encoding testis-expressed protein 2 yields the protein MASAGFLLGFLLGLLALAAAEAAALLWVARRLRRRQEGAAAAGQPDGEELPGEQPFPFEKKGSLWILEPEKLPKVSNERLSSGGPKETKEKKSIVEVFPAKKSAKIKGHSLSLSGPDGPDTTIELLNCTVVAVSASSMSSRKWTKRYPIKVESQESEIYNGSKVCFLYAETSWEKESWCKALRLAATADKEKLNWHAKLSKEFGNYISSLNSEYPCFLKPTAMSAEDHEVMDSETKTDGSSKVRLFLKKLAKKASTKVPVEGKTSAASSTQGERKMLDKLRSYQAAPFIESFLGPQEDKFSSSSSQDAAKPSVPTAPSSHTGQLPAFPDVNADDKVVDEGTLCWNLLSSRLFFDAQMSDEINKAIKARIQRTLSSMRTPAYVGEITLTEFSLGKLPPYVHAMRVLPLDLNELWAFEVDFEYSGGILLDIETRLEVEEPELQKDLMKTNFGTDSNGEVDSELLESIEQYGNQFRGSQNSVSSVEGKDEADASQSKSTGWTSTYISRLKNMLHSIADHVSQVPLSLAIKITSVRGTLRIHLKPPPSDQLWYGFTSMPDLEWDLESSVGDRKITNSRIASLIGNRIKVSLRDSLVLPNCESISIPGMLAEKDDWVPRKDGPYIWLNHEPTEAKSHVAAATPTHPEEAGPKDDAISKSRAPSLPASSAGSEESLKSIDESAEDPPAEASHAQSLLAETASPPHPDATDEPRKPLLATEKLQADSSESRAGSPPYTSLRAIIPAGEQQQQQQAVAAAAGSVGDDAKRKSGRRSRMMDLGKKMGDKLEEKRRQVEEKGRHIVEKMRENARTNSMERTTSA from the exons ATGGCCTCGGCGGGGTTCCTGTTGGGCTTCCTCCTCGGCCTGCTCGCGCTCGCGGCGGCCGAGGCGGCCGCGCTGCTCTGGGTCGCGCGCCGCCTCCGCCGACggcaggagggggccgcggccGCCGGGCAGCCCGATGGCGAGGAGCTCCCCGGCGAGCAGCCGTTCCCCTTCGAGAAGAAG GGCTCTCTGTGGATACTAGAGCCAGAAAAGCTACCAAAAGTTAGTAATGAGCGCTTATCAAGTGGAGGCCCCAAAGAGACGAAGGAGAAAAAGAGTATTGTCGAGGTTTTTCCTGCAAAGAAATCGGCTAAAATCAAGGGGCACTCACTTAGTTTGTCTGGTCCTGATGGCCCTGACACTACGATTGAGCTTTTGAATTGCACGGTCGTTGCTGTTTCTGCATCAAGTATGTCCTCACGCAAATG GACTAAGAGGTATCCGATAAAAGTGGAAAGCCAGGAATCTGAGATATATAATGGAAGCAAGGTGTGCTTTCTTTATGCTGAGACTTCATGGGAGAAGGAATCATGGTGTAAAGCACTTCGTCTTGCAGCTACTGCTGACAAGGAGAAATTGAATTGGCATGCTAAGTTGAGCAAAGAGTTCGGTAATTATATATCATCACTGAATTCTGAATACCCGTGTTTCCTAAAGCCTACAGCAATGTCAGCTGAGGATCATGAGGTTATGGATAGTGAAACAAAGACGGACGGGTCTTCCAAAGTTCGTCTTTTCCTCAAAAAGCTAGCAAAGAAGGCATCTACAAAGGTTCCCGTAGAGGGTAAAACAAGTGCTGCGTCATCCACACAAGGTGAAAGAAAGATGTTAGATAAATTACGCAGCTATCAGGCTGCACCGTTTATTGAATCCTTCCTAGGTCCACAAGAGGACAAGTTCAGTAGCAGCTCATCACAAGATGCAGCAAAACCCAGTGTCCCAACTGCTCCATCGAGTCACACTGGACAGCTTCCAGCTTTTCCTGATGTAAATGCAGATGATAAAGTTGTGGATGAAGGTACACTCTGTTGGAACCTTCTATCCTCACGGCTCTTTTTCGATGCTCAAATGAGTGATGAGATAAACAAGGCCATAAAAGCACGTATTCAG CGAACATTATCAAGCATGAGGACCCCAGCTTATGTGGGTGAAATTACACTTACGGAGTTCAGCCTTGGAAAACTTCCACCTTATGTGCATGCGATGAGAGTTCTTCCACTGGATTTAAATGAGCTGTGGGCCTTTGAAGTTGATTTTGAATATTCAGGCGGAATATTGTTGGACATTGAAACGAGGCTTGAGGTTGAGGAACCAGAGTTACAAAAGGATCTCATGAAAACCAATTTCGGAACAGACTCTAATGGGGAGGTTGACTCCGAGCTTCTTGAGAGTATTGAGCAGTATGGTAACCAGTTTAGAGGTTCACAGAACTCAGTTTCTTCAGTGGAAGGAAAAGACGAAGCAG ATGCTAGTCAGTCAAAGAGCACTGGATGGACATCAACTTATATATCAAGGTTGAAAAATATGTTGCACTCAATAGCCGATCATGTCTCACAG GTTCCACTTTCTCTGGCGATAAAAATCACATCTGTTAGAGGTACCTTGCGCATACATCTGAAGCCCCCTCCGTCGGATCAACTCTGGTATGGATTCACATCTATGCCTGACCTGGAGTGGGACTTGGAATCCTCTGTTGGTGATAGGAAAATTACCAACAGTCGCATCGCATCACTTATTGGTAACAGAATCAAG GTTTCGCTCCGTGATAGCTTGGTGCTTCCAAACTGTGAAAGCATTTCCATTCCAGGGATGTTGGCAGAAAAGGATGACTGGGTCCCCCGCAAGGATGGACCTTATATCTGGCTCAACCATGAACCCACCGAGGCCAAAAGCCATGTCGCAGCCGCCACACCAACCCATCCCGAGGAAGCTGGCCCCAAGGACGATGCCATCAGCAAAAGCAGAGCACCAAGTCTGCCTGCTTCCTCAGCTGGGAGCGAGGAGTCCCTGAAATCCATCGACGAGTCAGCCGAAGACCCTCCTGCAGAAGCATCTCATGCGCAGTCTCTCCTGGCTGAGACCGCCTCTCCTCCTCACCCGGACGCTACCGACGAGCCGAGGAAACCGCTGCTGGCCACGGAGAAGCTCCAGGCAGACTCATCGGAGAGCAGGGCGGGATCCCCACCGTACACCTCCCTGAGGGCCATCATACCTGCTGgggaacagcagcagcagcagcaggcggtgGCGGCAGCAGCGGGCTCTGTTGGAGATGATGCAAAGCGGAAGAGCGGGAGGCGGAGCCGGATGATGGACCTGGGGAAGAAGATGGGGGACAAGCTGGAGGAGAAGCGGCGGCAGGTGGAGGAGAAGGGCAGGCACATCGTTGAGAAGATGCGGGAGAACGCGAGGACCAACAGCATGGAGAGAACCACCTCCGCGTAG